Proteins from a genomic interval of Quercus lobata isolate SW786 chromosome 11, ValleyOak3.0 Primary Assembly, whole genome shotgun sequence:
- the LOC115968608 gene encoding U-box domain-containing protein 15-like gives MDSRMVMEGGNNVLVSVSSSGGDESDVVKELMEVIESVGLYSGYRKTQRKDCLSLVRRLKLLVPFLEELRELGTSVSGEALNCLDNLRKALVSAMKLLKHCNYGSKIYLALESEAVMSRFLGVYDKLHQALDGMPYDELGISVEVKEQVELMRMQLKRAKKRTDTIDMELAMDMMVVFSNMNDTNADRAILERLAIKLELRTFTDLNQETLAVQKLVKKRAGHNAENIQQVVDLLGKIKQISGLEETTALDGPVSSKILQRCQSSLVPHEFLCPITLEIMTDPVIVSTGQTYERESIQKWLDSNHRTCPKTGQILLHLSLAPNVALKNLIQQWCEKNNLELPKKDPYIGPDGSSTELIKEISFLVENLSSCQLDVQREAVLKIRMLSKESPDNRILIANSGGIPPLVQLLYHPNSKVQEHTVTALLNLSIDEANKRLIAREGAVPAIIQILQNGTDEARENSAAALFSLCTLDDNKVLVGTLNGIPPLVELLQHGTIRGKKDAATALFNLSLNQANKSRAIQAGIIPPLLQVLEDKNLGMIDEALSILLLLASHPEGQNEIGKLSFVETLVEIIRHGTPKNKECATSVLLELGLNNSSLVLAALQYGVYEHLVEIARNGTNRAQRKANSLLNHMSKCEHLP, from the exons atGGACAGCCGGATGGTGATGGAGGGAGGGAATAATGTTCTTGTTTCTGTATCATCTAGTGGTGGTGATGAAAGTGATGTGGTTAAGGAATTGATGGAGGTGATTGAGAGCGTTGGATTGTATAGTGGTTACAGGAAAACACAGAGGAAGGACTGCTTGAGTTTGGTAAGGAGGTTGAAGCTGTTGGTGCCTTTTTTAGAGGAGTTAAGGGAGCTTGGTACATCGGTTTCCGGTGAGGCTTTGAATTGTTTGGATAATTTGAGGAAAGCACTTGTATCGGCAATGAAATTGCTGAAGCATTGCAACTATGGAAGCAAGATTTATCTG GCATTGGAAAGTGAGGCAGTTATGAGCAGATTTCTTGGTGTTTATGACAAATTACATCAGGCTTTGGATGGTATGCCTTACGATGAGCTCGGGATCTCAGTCGAAGTGAAAGAGCAA GTTGAGCTAATGCGTATGCAACTTAAAAGAGCAAAGAAAAGAACAGATACAATAGACATGGAGCTAGCAATGGACATGATGGTTGTATTCTCTAATATGAATGACACGAATGCAGACAGAGCAATACTAGAAAGACTAGCTATCAAGTTGGAACTACGAACTTTTACAGACTTGAATCAGGAGACATTGGCTGTTCAAAAACTAGTTAAAAAGAGAGCTGGGCACAATGCTGAGAACATCCAGCAAGTCGTAGATCTTTTGgggaaaataaaacaaatttcagGGCTCGAAGAGACAACTGCACTTGATGGTCCTGTTTCATCTAAAATTCTTCAGAGGTGTCAGTCCTCATTAGTCCCTCATGAATTCCTCTGCCCAATTACTCTAGAGATCATGACGGATCCAGTTATTGTGTCTACTGGACAG ACATATGAAAGAGAAAGCATACAGAAATGGCTGGATTCTAATCATAGGACCTGTCCAAAGACTGGACAAATTTTGCTTCATTTGTCACTAGCACCAAATGTTGCTCTCAAGAACCTTATTCAGCAATGGTGTGAGAAGAATAATCTTGAGCTGCCCAAGAAAGATCCTTACATTGGCCCTGATGGCTCTTCTACTGAGCTCATAAAGGAAATCTCTTTCCTGGTTGAAAATCTATCATCTTGTCAGTTGGATGTGCAAAGAGAGGCCGTTTTGAAGATCCGTATGCTCTCCAAAGAGAGCCCCGACAACAGAATTTTGATTGCCAATAGTGGTGGAATCCCTCCTTTGGTTCAGCTCCTTTACCACCCGAATTCCAAAGTTCAAGAACACACCGTGACAGCTCTTTTGAACTTGTCGATTGATGAAGCAAATAAAAGACTCATAGCAAGAGAAGGAGCTGTTCCTGCTATAATCCAAATTCTGCAGAATGGAACAGATGAGGCAAGAGAAAATTCTGCTGCAGCCTTATTTAGCTTGTGCACACTTGATGACAACAAAGTATTGGTGGGCACATTGAATGGAATCCCTCCCTTGGTAGAACTTTTGCAACATGGAACGATCAGAGGTAAAAAGGATGCTGCTACTGCACTATTTAATCTGTCTTTAAACCAAGCTAACAAGTCCAGGGCCATTCAGGCAGGTATCATACCCCCATTGCTCCAAGTGCTTGAGGATAAGAACTTGGGCATGATTGATGAAGCCCTCTCAATCTTGTTACTCCTTGCATCACATCCGGAGGGCCAAAATGAGATTGGAAAGCTATCTTTTGTTGAAACACTTGTTGAAATCATTAGACATGGTACACCCAAGAACAAGGAATGTGCTACATCTGTTTTGCTAGAGTTGGGGTTGAATAATTCTTCTTTGGTTTTGGCTGCACTTCAGTATGGTGTATATGAGCATTTGGTAGAGATTGCAAGAAATGGAACCAATAGAGCTCAAAGAAAAGCAAATTCCCTTTTGAATCACATGAGCAAGTGTGAACACCTCCCTTGA
- the LOC115968610 gene encoding G2/mitotic-specific cyclin-2-like, which yields MEESKENYPSLISHSSFQEEGAGMEGSKFMKEMGYNHRGALSNINQNIVGASLKSYMANKAEFKGKDVMYDKPITRKFAAQMVQHCYGEISEAKKVTSLAPNPTSLEDCTIIDVEEYDDASDGQVPMFVKHTEAMLDEIDRMEEIEMEDVEEPVIDIDSSDLKDPLAVVEYIDDITAYYRETENSSCVSPNYMAHQFDINKKMRAILIDWLIEVHCKFELMDETLFLTVNLIDRFLEHQTVLRKKLQLVGLTAMLLACKYEEVSVPIVEDLVMISDKAYTREEVLDMERFMVNTLQFKLSVPTPYVFMRRFLKAAQSDKKLELLSFFIIELCLVEYEMLKFPPSLLAAAAVYTAQCSLYCFKQWSRTIEWHTNYSEDQLLECSKLMVTCHQKAGTGKLTGAYRKYSTWKFGYAAKAEPAQFLLDL from the exons ATGGAAGAATCAAAGGAGAACTATCCAAGCCTCATTAGCCACTCAAGTTTTCAAGAAG aagGTGCAGGAATGGAGGGTTCCAAGTTCATGAAGGAAATGGGATATAATCATCGAGGGGCTCTAAGTAACATCAATCAGAATATTGTTGGAGCTAGCTTGAAGTCTTATATGGCAAACAAAGCAGAATTCAAAGG GAAAGATGTGATGTATGACAAACCAATTACAAG GAAGTTTGCAGCACAAATGGTCCAGCACTGCTATGGAGAAATATCT GAAGCTAAGAAAGTAACCTCATTGGCTCCAAACCCAACTAGCTTGGAAGATTGTACAATAATAGATGTGGAGGAGTATGATGATGCTAGTGATGGTCAAGTTCCGATGTTTGTGAAGCACACTGAAGCCATGCTAGATGAAATTGATCGAATG GAAGAGATTGAGATGGAAGATGTGGAGGAACCAGTTATTGATATCGACAGTAGTGATCTGAAAGATCCACTTGCGGTTGTTGAGTACATAGATGATATAACTGCTTACTACAGGGAAACTGAG AATTCTAGCTGTGTTTCTCCAAATTACATGGCTCATCAATTCGACATCAACAAGAAAATGAGGGCTATCCTCATTGACTGGCTTATCGAG GTTCACTGCAAATTTGAGCTTATGgacgagaccttattcctcacTGTCAACCTTATAGACAGGTTCTTAGAGCATCAAACAGTTCTCAGAAAGAAGCTTCAATTGGTTGGGCTGACAGCCATGCTATTAGCTTGCAAATATGAGGAAGTTTCTGTCCCTATTGTGGAGGATCTTGTTATGATATCAGACAAGGCCTATACAAGAGAAGAAGTTCTTGATATG GAGAGATTTATGGTGAACACATTACAATTTAAGTTGTCTGTGCCTACCCCATATGTGTTTATGAGGAGATTCCTTAAGGCAGCTCAATCTGACAAAAAG CTCGAGCTCCTATCCTTCTTTATCATTGAGCTATGCCTGGTGGAGTACGAAATGCTCAAGTTCCCACCGTCTTTGCTAGCTGCTGCAGCAGTTTACACAGCTCAATGTAGTCTTTACTGCTTTAAGCAATGGAGCAGAACTATTGAGTGGCATACTAACTACTCAGAAGATCAGCTTCT AGAATGCTCCAAATTGATGGTTACTTGCCATCAGAAGGCTGGAACTGGGAAACTCACTGGAGCATATAGAAAGTACAGTACTTGGAAGTTTGGATATGCAGCAAAAGCTGAACCAGCTCAGTTTCTTCTGGATCTTTGA
- the LOC115969210 gene encoding uncharacterized protein LOC115969210 has protein sequence MVQQTIESKFSEYGMGNSENDLPTRDKQLPVSVKKTVLRDLQNDNRIMVPNSIGNSPLLKDKSPVSDATKASGAKRASPEHPVSPPHPHSQSSNGHLVYVRRKSEAELGKSSTCDSTSVTTDCPQSRQLGHQDETTQPNSQVKEPKDSCFPAFASFPMETSISSSGKPSVPQLLGKPGIRPAPAESNYHPVASAGPLLSNPKGSKNLQWEDRFHILQMLLRKLDEADQENYLQSLRMLSAESLSRHAVDLEKRSIQLSLEEAKELQRVAALNVLGKSMKNFKAPSTFQDRLEK, from the exons ATGGTTCAACAAACAATAGAGTCTAAATTCAGCGAATATGGGATGGGAAACAGTGAAAATGATTTGCCTACTCGTGATAAGCAACTGCCGGTTTCTGTAAAGAAGACAGTGTTGAGAGATTTGCAGAATGATAACAGAATTATGGTGCCCAACTCTATTGGAAACTCTCCGCTTTTGAAGGATAAAAGTCCAGTTAGTGATGCCACTAAAGCTTCTGGTGCCAAGAGAGCCTCACCAGAACACCCTGTGAGTCCCCCTCACCCCCATTCTCAAAGCAGTAATGGGCATCTTGTTTATGTCCGTAGAAAATCTGAAGCAGAATTAGGCAAGAGTAGCACTTGTGATAGCACAAGCGTTACTACTGATTGCCCACAGTCAAGGCAACTTGGTCACCAGGATGAGACCACCCAACCCAACTCCCAGGTGAAGGAGCCAAAAGATTCTTGCTTTCCGGCATTTGCATCTTTTCCAATGGAGACTTCTATAAGCTCATCTGGAAAACCTTCAGTTCCTCAACTTCTTGGAAAGCCTGGTATAAGGCCAGCACCAGCAGAATCCAATTATCATCCTGTAGCTTCTGCTGGCCCTTTGTTGAGTAATCCAAAGGGATCGAAGAATCTACAGTGGGAAGACCGATTTCATATACTGCAGATGTTATTAAGAAAATTGGACGAAGCAGATCAAGAGAATTATCTCCAGT CTCTTCGCATGCTCTCTGCCGAAAGTCTCAGCAGACATGCTGTTGATTTGGAAAAGAGATCGATTCAGCTTTCACTAGAGGAAG CGAAAGAGTTGCAGCGGGTAGCTGCTTTGAATGTCCTGGGAAAATCTATGAAGAATTTTAAAGCACCCTCAACTTTTCAAGACCGGTTAGAGAAGTGA
- the LOC115968609 gene encoding ubiquitin domain-containing protein DSK2b-like, translated as MGAEGDSSEARVSVGVGGEEEQREEVVINIRCSNGTKFTVRTSLDSSISAFKAALAQNCDVPADQQRLIYKGRILKDDQTLESYGLQAEHTVHMVRGFASAASTPAGTATATTAAATGNSESLNNTPGVTRGVGSNEGGGLGNAGLGASLFGLNALGSGGEPGLFGAGLPEFEQVQQQLTQNPNMMREIMSMPAIQSLMNNPELMRSLIMSNPQMRDIIDRNPELAHVLNDPGILRQTIEAARNPELMREMMRNTDRAMSNIEASPEGFNMLRRMYENVQEPFLNATTMGGNAGNDLGSNPFAALLGNQGGTQVRDGSNNPSTTGSETTTGLTSPNTNPLPNPWNNTGGGTQTTTTRPNPAGDARAPGIAGLGGLGLPEMEQMFNGIPDSTLLNQFMQNPAVSQMMQSLLSNPQYMNQILSLNPQLRGMVDTNPQLREMMQNPDLLRQLTNPETMQQMLALQQSLLSQLNQRQSTQDQAQTGGNTGAPNAAALELMMNMFGGLGAGSLSVPNNPDVPPEELYATQLSQLQEMGFFDTQENIRALRATSGNVHAAVERLLGNPGQ; from the exons ATGGGTGCCGAGGGCGATTCGAGCGAGGCGAGAGTGagtgttggtgttggtggtgaAGAAGAGCAAAGAGAAGAGGTTGTAATCAATATCAGGTGCTCGAATGGTACGAAATTCACGGTGAGGACGAGCCTCGATTCTTCGATTAGTGCATTCAAGGCTGCTTTGGCTCAGAATTGCGATGTACCAGCTGATCAGCAGAGGTTGATTTACAAAGGTCGCATCTTGAAGGATGACCAAACCCTAGAAAGCTATG GTTTGCAGGCAGAACACACTGTTCACATGGTTCGTGGTTTTGCTTCAGCTGCGTCAACACCTGCTGGTACTGCCACTGCTACTACTGCTGCTGCCACTGGTAATTCAGAAAGTCTGAACAATACGCCAGGTGTTACACGGGGTGTTGGTTCAAACGAAGGCGGGGGCTTGGGAAATGCTGGTCTTGGTGCATCTTTATTTGGTCTCAATGCTCTAGGAAGTGGAGGAGAACCTGGCTTATTTGGAGCTGGGCTGCCAGAATTTGAACAAGTGCAGCAACAACTGACTCAGAACCCAAATATGATGAGGGAAATTATGAGCATGCCTGCCATTCAGAGCCTAATGAACAACCCTGAATTAATGCGCAGCTTGATTATGAGCAATCCTCAGATGCGTGATATCATTGACCGGAATCCAGAGCTTGCTCATGTGCTTAATGACCCTGGTATTCTCCGACAGACTATAGAAGCTGCAAGGAACCCCGAGCTCATGCGTGAGATGATGCGAAACACAGACAGGGCAATGAGCAACATTGAAGCTTCCCCTGAGGGATTTAACATGCTTAGACGCATGTATGAAAATGTTCAGGAACCATTTCTGAATGCTACAACAATGGGTGGAAACGCTGGAAATGATTTGGGTTCAAACCCATTTGCAGCACTGTTGGGGAACCAAGGTGGGACACAAGTGAGGGACGGGTCAAATAATCCTTCAACTACTGGTTCTGAAACCACTACAGGACTTACTTCTCCAAATACAAACCCACTTCCAAACCCTTGGAACAATACTGGTG GAGGTACTCAGACAACAACTACAAGGCCAAATCCTGCTGGGGATGCAAGGGCACCTGGTATTGCTGGTCTTGGAGGGCTTGGTCTCCCTGAGATGGAACAGATGTTTAATGGTATCCCAGATTCTACCCTACTCAATCAATTTATGCAAAATCCAGCTGTATCACAGATGATGCAAAGCTTGCTCTCCAATCCCCAATATATGAATCAG atTCTCAGTCTCAACCCTCAACTGCGTGGCATGGTTGATACAAATCCTCAATTAAGAGAAATGATGCAAAATCCAGATCTTCTACGTCAGTTAACTAACCCTGAGACAATGCAG CAAATGCTAGCTTTACAGCAGTCACTTCTGTCTCAGCTCAATCAACGGCAATCAACCCA GGATCAAGCTCAGACTGGTGGGAATACAG GAGCACCTAATGCTGCTGCATTGGAGTTGATGATGAACATGTTTGGTGGTCTTGGAGCTGGCAGCTTGAGTGTTCCAAATAACCCCGATG TACCTCCGGAAGAACTGTATGCAACTCAGCTTTCACAGCTTCAAGAAATGGGTTTCTTTGATACTCAAGAGAATATCAGGGCACTGCGTGCTACGTCTGGGAATGTCCATGCTGCAGTAGAGCGACTTCTGGGGAATCCTGGGCAATAA